A genomic stretch from Deltaproteobacteria bacterium includes:
- the nusA gene encoding transcription termination/antitermination protein NusA has protein sequence MALSLANIIEQVGKDKGIGKEVLIDALESAMLKAAEKRFGATKDIEAHYAEDRGEIELFVFKTVVEEVEDPDLEMTLEEARELDPEAVIGDSIGVKLNASEFGRIDAQTAKQIIIQKVREAERELVYNEYSSKKGEIITGIVQRFEKGDMIVDLGRTEALLPRKEQVRREGYRQGERIRGLVIDVRKEAKGPQVIISRTHPDFLKKLFELEVPEVYEGIVEIKACSREPGDRAKIAVASNNPDVDPVGACVGIRGSRVQAVVQELKGEKIDIVHWSDEPAVFAKNILSPAQITKVIVDEEEKALEVIVPEDQLSLAIGKRGQNVRLAAKLTGWKIDIRTEEEARAGEALTPEEALRLEVEAHMAQSMAAEAASAEAASAEAGTVEAAPPEAGAAAGGAEESPETAAGAQSGAAAAAEGAEEAGDGAEGAQNQAPSRPDELAALGIGDEAAAALREAGFTTVESLAGAEIDVLGEIEGLDAEALDRIRAAIEEYRGRA, from the coding sequence ATGGCGCTCAGTCTGGCCAACATTATCGAACAGGTGGGGAAGGACAAGGGCATAGGCAAGGAGGTCCTCATCGACGCCCTGGAGTCGGCCATGCTCAAGGCCGCCGAAAAGAGGTTCGGAGCCACAAAGGACATCGAGGCCCATTACGCCGAGGACAGGGGCGAGATAGAGCTCTTCGTCTTCAAGACCGTGGTGGAGGAGGTCGAGGACCCGGACCTGGAGATGACGCTCGAAGAGGCGAGGGAGCTCGACCCAGAGGCCGTCATAGGCGACAGCATAGGCGTCAAGCTCAACGCCAGCGAGTTCGGACGCATAGACGCCCAGACGGCCAAGCAGATCATCATTCAGAAGGTCCGCGAGGCCGAGCGCGAGCTCGTCTATAACGAGTACAGCTCCAAGAAGGGCGAGATAATAACGGGCATAGTCCAGCGCTTCGAGAAGGGCGACATGATAGTGGACCTCGGCAGGACCGAGGCGCTGCTGCCCCGCAAGGAGCAGGTGCGGCGCGAGGGCTACCGTCAGGGCGAGAGGATCCGCGGACTGGTCATCGACGTGCGGAAGGAGGCCAAGGGGCCCCAGGTGATCATCTCCAGGACCCATCCCGACTTCCTCAAAAAACTCTTCGAGCTCGAGGTGCCCGAGGTCTACGAGGGGATTGTGGAGATAAAGGCCTGCTCGCGCGAGCCCGGCGACAGGGCCAAGATAGCGGTCGCCTCCAACAATCCCGACGTCGACCCCGTCGGCGCCTGCGTGGGCATACGGGGCTCGCGCGTGCAGGCCGTCGTCCAGGAGCTCAAGGGCGAGAAGATAGACATCGTCCACTGGTCCGACGAGCCGGCCGTCTTCGCAAAGAACATCCTCTCCCCCGCGCAGATCACGAAGGTCATAGTCGACGAGGAGGAGAAGGCCCTCGAGGTGATAGTGCCCGAGGACCAGCTCTCCCTCGCCATAGGCAAGCGGGGGCAGAACGTGAGGCTCGCGGCCAAGCTGACGGGCTGGAAGATAGACATACGCACCGAGGAGGAGGCGAGGGCCGGCGAGGCGCTTACGCCCGAGGAGGCGCTGCGTCTCGAGGTGGAGGCCCACATGGCCCAGAGCATGGCCGCCGAAGCCGCGAGCGCCGAAGCCGCGAGCGCCGAAGCCGGGACGGTGGAGGCGGCGCCCCCTGAAGCCGGGGCCGCCGCGGGCGGGGCCGAGGAGAGCCCAGAGACGGCGGCCGGCGCGCAGAGCGGGGCCGCTGCGGCCGCCGAGGGGGCCGAAGAGGCCGGCGACGGCGCGGAGGGCGCGCAGAACCAGGCCCCTTCCCGGCCGGACGAGCTCGCCGCCCTCGGCATAGGCGACGAGGCGGCGGCGGCGCTGAGGGAGGCCGGTTTCACCACCGTGGAGAGCCTCGCCGGCGCCGAGATCGACGTGCTCGGCGAGATCGAGGGGCTCGACGCCGAGGCGCTCGACAGGATAAGGGCCGCCATAGAGGAGTACAGGGGCAGGGCCTGA
- a CDS encoding YlxR family protein yields MPTRTCVGCRRARPAGELVRLAASGGVLAVDRHGRLGGRGVYLCPDPSCVRAALRRRGLFSAALRRRVAVPDADTLVAAVVGGAEAAPRETTMPCGRAAGEK; encoded by the coding sequence ATGCCCACGAGGACCTGTGTCGGCTGCAGGCGCGCAAGACCGGCCGGAGAGCTCGTAAGGCTTGCGGCCTCCGGCGGAGTGCTCGCCGTCGACAGGCACGGAAGATTGGGCGGACGGGGGGTCTATCTCTGTCCCGACCCTTCGTGCGTGCGCGCCGCTCTCAGGCGCAGGGGGCTCTTCAGCGCCGCTCTCAGGCGCAGGGTGGCCGTGCCGGACGCCGACACTCTGGTGGCGGCCGTCGTCGGCGGCGCGGAGGCCGCGCCCCGTGAAACGACCATGCCCTGCGGCCGTGCGGCGGGGGAGAAATAA
- a CDS encoding translation initiation factor IF-2: MTEKEKQEAAETIEEKRIKPSVIRRRRTRKVVAPEEEKAAEKGAAPAGTAGAEAETAAAGGTPERPETTPAPPSAPAPGQQPEPAKAQGPSTEKEAQAATATEAAAEPAATEEARPAARKPAVRPAPTEKGAPPAGVRAARPRPEAGRPQKKEPVRKKEVKFFEKAVEQPRRTFPQQPFKKGKGKPRGKRAADRAERPQGRRGQQIHHARPLKKTEITVPKGAKRIIKVVDAISVADLSQRIGVKAGEIIKKLMSLGVMATVNQFIDVDSAAVVAAEFGFEVENAAVQEEELTGFAPAGEEEAEKVPRAPVVTVMGHVDHGKTSLLDAIRETDTVSGEAGGITQHIGAYHVHLDRGDITFLDTPGHEAFTTMRARGAKVTDLVVLVVAANDGVMPQTVEAINHARAAGVPLIVAINKIDLPDADPEKLKQKLTEYDLVPEEWGGDTLFCEISAKKRINIKELLELIILQSEMLELKAVKDAPARGVVVEAKLDKGRGPVSTVLIQSGTLRTGDAFVTGVNYGRVRAMINDRGKRIAEAGPSVPVEILGISGVPQAGDTFIVVKDEATAKQVAAIRQRKAQEKELLKTAKVSLSDLYEKISQGEVKELNLIIKADVHGSIEAVKDALDKLPSKAIKLNVIHGAVGGINEGDVMLAAASNAIIVGFNVRPEPKAQALADREKVDMRLYNVIYDLVDDVRNAMEGMLEPVMREEVLGSAEVRDVIRISRVGNVAGCYVRDGKIMRTAHVRLIRDNVVIYDGKIASLKRFKEDVREVASGYECGILIDGYNDVKVGDTIEAYILKEEAATL, translated from the coding sequence ATGACGGAAAAGGAAAAACAGGAAGCAGCCGAGACCATCGAGGAGAAGCGGATAAAGCCCTCCGTCATAAGGCGCAGGCGCACGAGAAAGGTGGTCGCGCCGGAGGAGGAAAAGGCCGCCGAAAAGGGCGCTGCGCCGGCCGGGACCGCCGGTGCCGAGGCGGAGACCGCAGCGGCCGGGGGTACGCCGGAGCGGCCCGAGACCACGCCCGCGCCGCCGTCCGCCCCGGCCCCAGGCCAGCAGCCCGAGCCCGCCAAGGCGCAAGGCCCCTCGACGGAAAAGGAGGCTCAGGCCGCTACGGCGACGGAGGCCGCCGCCGAGCCTGCCGCAACGGAGGAGGCGCGGCCCGCCGCAAGAAAGCCCGCCGTCAGGCCGGCCCCAACGGAAAAGGGCGCCCCTCCCGCCGGAGTCAGGGCGGCCAGGCCCCGGCCCGAGGCCGGGAGGCCCCAGAAAAAGGAGCCCGTCCGCAAAAAAGAGGTCAAGTTCTTCGAGAAGGCCGTCGAACAGCCGCGCAGGACCTTCCCCCAGCAGCCCTTCAAGAAGGGCAAGGGCAAGCCCCGGGGCAAGCGCGCGGCCGACAGGGCCGAGAGGCCCCAGGGCCGCAGGGGGCAGCAGATCCACCACGCCAGACCGCTCAAGAAGACGGAGATCACCGTACCCAAGGGCGCCAAGCGCATAATAAAGGTCGTAGACGCCATAAGTGTCGCCGACCTCTCGCAGCGTATCGGCGTCAAGGCCGGGGAGATCATAAAAAAGCTCATGTCGCTTGGCGTGATGGCGACGGTCAACCAGTTCATAGACGTCGACTCGGCCGCCGTCGTGGCCGCCGAGTTCGGCTTCGAGGTCGAGAACGCCGCCGTGCAGGAGGAGGAGCTCACCGGTTTCGCCCCGGCCGGCGAGGAGGAGGCCGAAAAGGTGCCGAGGGCGCCGGTGGTGACCGTCATGGGACACGTCGACCACGGCAAGACGAGCCTGCTCGACGCCATAAGGGAGACCGACACCGTAAGCGGCGAGGCCGGCGGCATAACCCAGCACATAGGCGCCTATCACGTCCACCTCGACAGGGGCGACATCACCTTCCTCGACACACCGGGACACGAGGCCTTCACAACCATGAGGGCCCGCGGCGCCAAGGTGACGGACCTCGTTGTGCTCGTCGTGGCTGCAAACGACGGCGTCATGCCCCAGACCGTGGAGGCCATAAACCACGCCAGGGCCGCCGGCGTGCCACTGATAGTGGCCATAAACAAGATAGACCTGCCCGACGCGGACCCCGAAAAGCTCAAACAGAAGCTCACCGAGTACGACCTCGTCCCCGAGGAGTGGGGCGGCGATACCCTGTTCTGCGAGATATCGGCCAAGAAGCGCATCAATATAAAGGAACTGCTCGAGCTCATAATCCTCCAGTCCGAGATGCTCGAGCTTAAGGCCGTCAAGGACGCGCCCGCCCGCGGCGTCGTCGTCGAGGCGAAGCTCGACAAGGGGCGCGGCCCCGTCTCGACGGTCCTCATCCAGAGCGGCACGCTTCGCACGGGCGACGCCTTCGTCACGGGCGTCAACTACGGCCGCGTGCGGGCCATGATAAACGACAGGGGAAAGCGCATCGCCGAGGCCGGGCCGTCGGTGCCGGTGGAGATACTCGGCATATCGGGCGTGCCCCAGGCGGGCGACACCTTCATCGTCGTCAAGGACGAGGCCACGGCCAAGCAGGTGGCGGCCATAAGGCAGCGCAAGGCGCAGGAAAAGGAGCTTCTGAAGACCGCCAAGGTGAGCCTGTCGGACCTCTACGAGAAGATAAGCCAGGGCGAGGTCAAGGAGCTCAACCTCATAATCAAGGCCGACGTCCACGGCTCCATCGAGGCCGTCAAGGACGCGCTCGACAAGCTGCCGAGCAAGGCCATAAAGCTCAACGTCATACACGGCGCCGTGGGCGGCATCAACGAGGGCGACGTCATGCTCGCCGCCGCCTCCAACGCCATCATCGTCGGCTTCAACGTGAGACCCGAACCCAAGGCCCAGGCGCTGGCCGACAGGGAAAAGGTCGACATGCGCCTCTACAACGTCATCTACGACCTCGTCGACGACGTGCGCAACGCCATGGAGGGCATGCTCGAGCCCGTCATGCGCGAAGAGGTGCTCGGCTCCGCCGAGGTGCGTGACGTGATAAGGATATCCAGGGTCGGCAACGTGGCCGGTTGCTACGTGCGCGACGGCAAGATCATGCGCACCGCCCACGTGCGCCTCATCCGCGACAACGTGGTCATCTACGACGGCAAGATAGCCTCGCTCAAGAGGTTCAAGGAGGACGTGAGGGAGGTCGCCTCGGGCTACGAGTGCGGCATCCTCATAGATGGCTACAACGACGTGAAGGTGGGCGACACCATCGAGGCCTACATACTGAAGGAAGAGGCCGCAACGCTGTAA
- a CDS encoding DUF503 domain-containing protein, with protein MVVAILRLRLIIHGSRSLKGKRQVVKAVTARVRNRFNVSVAEVGDHDLWQSAVIGVAAVGVDRAVVNSLADRIVDFVETAGGAELADHRMEIVNC; from the coding sequence ATGGTGGTCGCCATCCTGAGACTGAGGCTCATCATCCACGGCAGCCGTTCGCTCAAGGGCAAGCGCCAGGTTGTGAAGGCCGTCACCGCCAGGGTCAGAAACCGCTTCAACGTCTCGGTGGCCGAGGTGGGCGACCACGACCTCTGGCAGAGCGCCGTCATCGGTGTGGCCGCCGTGGGCGTGGACAGGGCCGTGGTCAACTCCCTGGCCGACAGGATCGTCGACTTCGTGGAGACCGCCGGCGGGGCCGAGCTGGCCGACCACCGGATGGAGATAGTCAACTGTTGA
- the rbfA gene encoding 30S ribosome-binding factor RbfA, with protein MSYSRAERVGDLIKKEIAELLQHGDIKDPRVGFVTITRVKMSRDLKLAHVFFSMLGDDEQQRRRSREGLMSACGFIRRRLAKSLDLKHIPVVDFLFDDSIEYGSRIERILRDIREDDEEGR; from the coding sequence CTGTCGTACAGTCGCGCCGAGAGGGTCGGCGACCTCATAAAAAAGGAGATCGCCGAGCTGCTCCAGCACGGAGACATAAAGGACCCGCGGGTCGGTTTCGTAACCATCACGCGGGTCAAGATGAGCAGGGACCTCAAGCTCGCCCATGTCTTCTTCTCCATGCTCGGCGACGACGAGCAGCAGAGGAGACGCAGCCGCGAGGGGCTCATGAGCGCCTGCGGCTTCATAAGGCGCCGCCTGGCCAAGAGCCTGGACCTCAAGCACATACCGGTGGTGGACTTTCTCTTCGACGACTCCATCGAGTACGGCAGCCGCATAGAACGCATACTGCGCGACATCAGGGAGGACGATGAAGAAGGACGCTGA
- a CDS encoding bifunctional oligoribonuclease/PAP phosphatase NrnA, producing MEVIRRGGRFLVTSHVSPEGDALGSLFGLTAALREGGFHVTAYLEDPVPEVYRFLPGADGVVHELSGLGPFDATFAVDCGAKERIGELFCAFDGAGTLVNLDHHAGNDRFGDINVVVPGASSAGEVVYDLIRAASLPLSRDTAVNLYVAILTDTGSFRYSSSTPEAFGKAGELVALGASPWDVSVRVYESQPLKKYKLLARALDTLELVDEPPFSSRVASLYVTLDALAELGADAELTDGFVNYARGLAGVEVGVFFREARPGLFKISMRSKGAVDVSAVAGRFGGGGHRNAAGCFIDGDVEGVRKRLFGALAAAFEEPAYAGRERRGGR from the coding sequence ATGGAGGTCATAAGGCGGGGAGGCCGTTTCCTCGTGACCTCCCACGTAAGCCCCGAGGGCGACGCCCTGGGCTCGCTCTTCGGCCTGACGGCGGCGTTGAGGGAAGGGGGCTTCCACGTGACGGCCTACCTCGAGGACCCGGTGCCGGAGGTATACCGCTTTCTGCCCGGGGCCGACGGTGTCGTCCACGAGCTTTCGGGTCTCGGCCCCTTCGACGCCACCTTCGCCGTCGACTGCGGCGCCAAGGAGAGGATAGGCGAACTCTTCTGCGCCTTCGACGGGGCCGGCACGCTCGTCAACCTCGATCACCATGCAGGCAACGACCGTTTCGGCGACATAAACGTCGTGGTGCCCGGCGCGTCGTCGGCTGGCGAGGTGGTCTACGATCTCATCCGGGCGGCCTCGCTTCCGCTATCGAGGGATACGGCCGTCAACCTCTACGTCGCCATACTTACCGATACCGGTTCGTTCCGCTACAGCTCGTCCACGCCCGAGGCCTTCGGGAAGGCCGGCGAGCTCGTGGCGCTGGGCGCAAGCCCGTGGGACGTGTCGGTCCGCGTCTACGAGAGCCAGCCCCTGAAGAAGTACAAGCTCCTGGCCAGGGCGCTCGATACGCTCGAGCTCGTCGATGAGCCGCCCTTTTCCTCGAGGGTCGCCTCGCTCTACGTGACCCTGGACGCGCTCGCCGAGCTCGGCGCCGACGCCGAGCTCACCGACGGCTTCGTCAACTACGCCCGCGGCCTCGCTGGCGTGGAGGTGGGCGTCTTCTTCAGGGAGGCCCGTCCCGGCCTCTTCAAGATCAGTATGCGCTCCAAGGGCGCGGTGGACGTATCGGCCGTGGCCGGCCGCTTCGGCGGAGGCGGCCACCGCAACGCGGCCGGCTGCTTCATCGACGGCGACGTCGAGGGGGTGAGAAAGAGGCTCTTCGGCGCGCTGGCCGCCGCCTTCGAGGAGCCGGCGTATGCGGGCCGGGAGAGGAGAGGCGGACGGTGA
- the truB gene encoding tRNA pseudouridine(55) synthase TruB gives MAVPDGVLVIDKPAGPTSHDVVSGVKKALGAGKVGHLGTLDPSATGVLPLVVNGATRCARFLEGDVKEYVVTMRIGCETDTDDADGEVVSRGDWSAVTAGDVTAALGRFVGVVEQVPPMYSAVKHGGTPLYKLARRGREVERKPRRVRVFELEVERVELPDVEFRLRCSKGTYVRSICRDAGRIVGCGAHMRALRRTRSGEFTLDEAVSPDAAPSLLASALIPLERALRRTMKGARDVVVDAEAARAISMGAAPREGLSSFSSSLAAGEMVRFVHGGRLLALGRYSGAGVFRLERVLVAPARGAGRGGR, from the coding sequence ATGGCCGTGCCCGACGGCGTGCTCGTCATCGACAAGCCCGCCGGCCCGACCTCACACGATGTGGTGAGCGGCGTCAAGAAGGCGCTCGGAGCGGGAAAGGTCGGCCACCTCGGAACACTCGATCCCTCGGCCACCGGCGTGCTGCCCCTCGTCGTAAACGGCGCCACGCGGTGCGCGCGCTTTCTCGAGGGCGACGTGAAGGAGTACGTCGTCACCATGCGGATCGGCTGCGAGACCGACACGGACGATGCCGACGGCGAGGTCGTCTCCCGCGGCGACTGGTCGGCCGTCACGGCCGGCGACGTAACGGCCGCCCTCGGCCGCTTCGTGGGGGTCGTCGAACAGGTGCCGCCCATGTACTCGGCCGTGAAGCACGGGGGAACGCCGCTGTACAAGCTCGCCCGGCGCGGGCGCGAGGTGGAGCGTAAGCCGAGGCGCGTGCGGGTCTTCGAGCTCGAGGTCGAGAGGGTCGAGCTGCCGGACGTGGAGTTCCGGCTGCGTTGCTCGAAGGGGACCTACGTGCGCAGCATATGCCGCGACGCGGGACGCATCGTCGGCTGCGGCGCCCACATGAGGGCGCTGCGCCGCACGAGAAGCGGCGAGTTCACCTTGGACGAGGCCGTCTCCCCGGACGCCGCCCCCAGTCTCCTCGCCTCGGCCTTGATTCCGCTGGAGCGGGCGTTGCGCCGCACCATGAAGGGGGCGAGGGACGTGGTCGTCGACGCCGAGGCGGCCAGGGCCATCAGCATGGGCGCCGCGCCCAGGGAGGGCCTGTCGTCTTTTTCCTCTTCCCTTGCCGCCGGAGAGATGGTAAGATTTGTCCACGGCGGCAGGCTCCTGGCCCTGGGGCGCTACAGCGGCGCAGGGGTCTTCAGGCTCGAAAGGGTGCTCGTCGCCCCGGCCCGAGGCGCGGGACGCGGCGGCCGCTGA
- a CDS encoding 30S ribosomal protein S15: MLTGERKQELIKDFKTHERDTGSPEVQVALLTERITTLSEHLKGHKGDHHSRRGLLKMVGKRRRLLDYLKRKDVERYKGLIKRLGLRR, translated from the coding sequence ATGTTGACAGGCGAGAGGAAGCAGGAGCTCATAAAGGACTTCAAGACCCATGAGAGGGATACGGGGTCGCCGGAGGTCCAGGTGGCGCTCCTCACCGAGAGGATAACGACGCTGAGCGAGCACCTGAAGGGACACAAGGGCGATCACCACTCGCGCAGGGGGCTGCTCAAGATGGTCGGCAAGCGCAGGCGCCTGCTCGACTACCTCAAGCGCAAGGACGTGGAGCGCTACAAGGGACTCATCAAGAGGCTCGGGCTCAGGCGTTGA